The following nucleotide sequence is from Streptomyces leeuwenhoekii.
CTGCTCGGCGTGGCCGCCTTCGTGATCCTGCGCCCCGCCTTCGGCACGGCCCCGGCCGGCGGCCCGGCCACCCGCCGCCAGGTCCTCGCCGCGATCGGCCTGGCGGGCCTCGGCATCGGCTTCTACGACGGGCTCATCGGCCCCGGCACCGGCACCTTCCTCGTCCTGGCGCTCACGGCCCTGCTCCACCTCGACCTGGTGACCGCCTCCGCCACCGCCAAGATCGTCAACTGCTGCACCAACGCCGGGGCGCTCGCCATGTTCGCCTGGCAGGGCGCGGTGCTGTGGCAACTGGCCGCCCTGATGGCCGTGTTCAACCTGGCGGGCGGCACGCTCGGCGCCCGCACGGCACTGAAGAAGGGCAGCCGCTTCGTGCGGATCGTGCTGCTGACGGTCGTGTTCGCGCTGGTGGCGAATCTGGCGTACGAGCAGTGGTTCGCCTGAGCCGGGGCGGCCGGCCGGCTCACCGCGCCCGCAGCAGATCGATCACCCCCGTGGTGTCCTCCTCCGCGTGCCCGTCGGCGAGCCGGCGCGCCATCAGGTCCCAGAACGGCGACAGCAGTTCCGTGCTCACGCCCTGCTCCTGGGCCGTCCGCACCAGTGTGGACGTGCCCGCTACCTGCATCGCGAGGTTGGAGACCACGCCCTTGGTGTAGTCGCCGCTCTCCAGCGCCGCGGCGCTGGCGTGGGCGGCCGGGGCCATCGCGGCCAGCCACTCCACGAGCAGTGGCGCGAGGTCCTGCGGGCGGATGTCCTCCCCGCCGATCAGCGCGAACGCGTGCGAGAGACCCGCGAACATGCCGGACATGGCGCTCAGCAGCGCCACGTCGTGCAGCGCCGCGAAGCCCGGGTCCGCGCCGACGTACCGGGTGCCGGCCGGGACGGCGAGCGTCTCCGCGTGCTCCTCGAAGAGATCGGCCGAACCGCTGTAGAAGACGTACGCGCCGGAGTCCGCGGCACCGATCATCGGCGGGACGGCCATGATGCCGCCGTCCAGGAAGCGGGCGCCGCGCTCCTCGGCCCACGCCGCGCGGGCCCGGCCCTGGGCGGGCGTGCCGGTGGTGAGGTTCACCAGGTCCCGCCCGGCCAGGGCGGCCCCCTCCAGGGCCTCGCCGACCGAGTCGTCGTCCAGCAGGCAGAGGATGACGAGCCGGCTCGCGGCCACCGCCTCGGCGGCGCTGCGGGCGACCGCGGCGCCCTCGGCGGCGAGGGCCTCGGCGCGGGAGGGGGTGCGGTTCCATACGGTCACCGGGTGCCCGGCGGCCAGCCAGGCGCGGGCGAGCGCGGTGCCCATGGCGCCGGCGCCGAGGAGGGTGATCGGGGTGCGGGGGGCGGGGGTGATCAGGGTGCGGGGGGCGGGGGTCTTGTCCGTGGTGTCGTTCATGCCGACCAGACTCGTCGGCGGGAACAACCGGCTCAAGTACGTACTTTGCAGTGGGTGGTTACCTCCAGGAAAGCGTGCAGGCAGCGGGAAGGGGCGGGTGGTGGCGGTGCGGACGGTACGGCGGCCGGGGGCGTACGTGTGCGGTGTCGACGCGGCGATGGACGTGATCGGCGGCAAGTGGAAGGTGCTGATCCTGTGGGCGCTGGGGGAGCGGCCGTGCCGCTTCGGCGCGCTGCGCCGGGAGCTGCCCGGCGTGACGGAGAAGGTGCTCGCCGCGCATCTGCGGGAGCTGGAGGCCGACGGGATCGTGCACCGCGAGGAGTACGACGAGATGCCACCGCGCGTGGAGTACTCGCTCACGCCCCGGGGCGCCGCCCTCAACGAGGCGCTGGCGCCGCTGGGCCGGTGGGGCCGCACGTACGTGCTCGGGGACGCCTACCAGGGAGCGGCGGAGGCGCCGGAGGGTGCGGGGACGTCAGGGACGGCCGGGGCGGCAGCGCACGAGGGGGAAGGCGCTGAGGGGGCCTCGCGGCCGGGTGGGACCGGAGCGGCCGAGGTGGCCTCGCCGGCGCCTGAGGCCCCGGCGTTCCCGGCGGCCCCTGCGGCCCGGACCGGCCCGCTTGCCCCGGAGGCCGCTGCGGCCCCGCGTCGTGCCTCGCAGGCCGCCGCTCCGGCCCCGCGGGTCCCGGCGGCCTCTCCCGTCCTGGTCCCGGCGGCCTCCCGGAGCTCGGCGGCCCCGGTGGCCCGTCCCGCCCCGCGGGTCTCAGCGGCTGTCCGTCAGGTGCGCGAAGACGACGACGTTCCCCTGGTAGCCCGTGGCGCGTGACCAGCCGCCGCCGCACGTGATGACCCGCAGCTCGGGCCGGTTCGCCGCCCCGTAGACCTTCTCGTCGGGGAAGTTCCGCGCGTCGTACACCTCGACCGCGTCCACCGTGAACACCGCCACGCCGCCGTCGCGCCGGTCCACCTCGATCCGGCCGCCCTTGCGCAGGGCGCCGAGGCGGTAGAACACGGCGGGGCCGTCGGCGTTGTCGACGTGCCCGGCGACGATCGCGGTGCCCGTCTCGCCGGGCGTGGTGCCGGCCTCGTACCAGCCCGCGAGGTTCTTCTTCCCGGCCGGCGGCACCTCCAGGCTGCCGGTGCGGGTCAGCCCCAGCCCCATCAGCGGGGCGTCGACGCGGATGGCCGGGATGCGGATGCGGTCGGGCGGGGAGGGCGGCAGCGCCGCGGCGGCGGGCGGCTCGCCGGCCCGGCCGGCGCCGGACTGTGCCGCCGACGGCTGCGGCGGCGCGTGGGTCTCGGTGCCGCTGGCGAGCAGCCAGGTACCGGCGCAGAGGGCGATCGCGGTGACGGCCGCTATGGCGGTGTTGCCGACCCTGCGCATGACGCCCCCTCTTCTCGGGTTCCTTCGGCCCCGGACCCCCTCCGGGCCGCGAGGGGCAGTCGGACCCGGAGGGGGAGGGGAGTGCGGTACCGGCGGACGGACAGCGGAGGGTGTCCGTCAGATCCCGTCGCCTCTCGCCCGGCGATGCAGGAGCCAGGTACCGCCCGCGGCGGCGACGGCGAGCGCCGCCACGCCGGCCGCGGTCTGTACGGGGTCGGGGCCCAACGCGCCGCCGACCCCCGTCTTCACGCTTCCCCGGGGGTACACCTGCTCGCCCGGGGAGGTCAGTGTGACCACCAGGTCGCCGGTGATCCGGCGGCCGCTCACGGCACACATGGCGGCGATCTCGTACGTGCCCGGCTGCGCGCTCGGCGGCACCCGGAACTCCCCGGCCGACTCGCCCTCGTGGGCGGTCCCCGCCAGGGTGAACGAGCCGGCGCCCACCGCGCTGGCGTCACCCGCCGCGGTGCCGTTGCCGCCGCACGCCGTCGTGCGCACCGCCGCCCGGTCGCCCGGCACCACCGAGGACGGGTGCACCCTCAGCTCCCCGCCCCCGCCCCCGTCCCCGCCTCCGTCCTCGGTCCCGTGAGCGGGCGCGGCGACCAGGCCCGCCGCGGCGACGGCGAGCGCGGTACCGGTCAGCAGGCGGGCGGTACGTCGCATCGATGCTCCCAGAGCGTTTCGGTGGCGCTGTCCCTTCGAGGTAAGTGGCACCGCTCCCCGCCCGCTTGTTGACGAAGTGTCAGGAATAGCGCGAACGGGTGCCGCCGCGGTCCGGCCGGTACCCCTGCCCGGTACCGTTCGAGCAGGTCAGACGGTGTGCGGCGAGGGGCTTGGGGGAGGGGTGCGGAAGAGAACCCGAAGGGCCCACGGCGCGGGTGTGAACGGGTGACCGGCGCTCCGGGGCGGCGCCGCGGGAAACCGGCGCTTGACCTCGACCTTGCTTGAGGTACGAGGGTGTCGCACATGGACACAGTGACCGCACCGCTCCAGGTGACCCTGATCATCGGCAGCAACCGTCACGGCCGCTTCGGCCCCGTGGTCGCCGACTGGCTCCTCGGCCGGCTCCGCGACCGCGAGGACCTGGCCGTCGAGGTCGTGGACGTCGCGCAGACCGATCTGCCCACGACGTTCGCCCCCGGGCCCGAGGCGAGCGCCGCGCTCGCGGAGATCACCCCGAAACTGGCCCGCGCCGACGCGTTCGTCGTCCTCACCCCCGAGTACAACCACTCGTTCCCGGCGGCCCTGAAGAACCTCATCGACTGGCACTACGCCGAGTGGCGCGCCAAGCCCGTCGCGCTCGTCTCCTACGGCGGCCTGGCCGGGGGCCTGCGCGCCGTGGAGCATCTGCGCCAGGTCTTCGCCGAACTGCACGCCGTCACCGTGCGCGACACGGTCTCCTTCCACAACGCGGGCGCGTCCTTCGACGACGAGGGCCGCCTGGCGGACCCCTCGGGCCCGGACGCGGCGGCCAAGGTGATGCTGGACCAGTTGGCGTGGTGGGGAACGGCGTTGCGGGAGGCGAAGGAGAAGCGGCCGTACGACAGGGCGTGACCGCCCGGCCCCGGCGCGCGGACGGCGCCGGGGCCGGAGCCCCCTGACCAGACCCCGGCCCCGGCCCCGCTCCCTGATCCGGCCCGATCCGGCCCGACTCGGCCCGATCCGGACGGAGGACCCTAGCCGGTGACGTTCACGGCGCTCCAGGCCGCCGCGACCGCGGCCCGCTCGGCGCTGCCGGCCCCGTACAGGTCCCGGGCGGCGTTCAGCGTCGCCGTCCGGGCGCCCGCGTAGTCGGTGGACGACGTCATGTAGACGGTCAGCGCCCGGTACCAGATGCGGCCGAGCTTGTCCCGGCCGATGCCGGTCACCACCGACCCGTCGCAGGTGGCGGACGAGTGGCGGACGCCGCCCACGGTCCTCGTGCCGCTGCCCTCGGCGAGCAGGTAGGCGAAGTGGTTGGCGACGCCGGAGGAGTAGTGCACGTCGAGGTCGCCCAGCGAGGCGTTCCAGCAGTCGGCCGACACGCCGTCCCGGGACGGCCGGTCCATGTACCGCAGGGCGTCGCGCCCGAAGCCGGACCGGACGACCTTCTCGCCGATCAGCCAGTCACCGGGGTCGGCGGCGTTGGCCGCGTGGAACTCCACCAGCGTGCCGAAGATGTCGCTGGTCGCCTCGTTCAGCCCGCCGGACTCCCCGGAGTACGTCAGCGCCGCCGTCGACTGCGTCACCCCGTGCGCCATCTCGTGCCCGGCCACGTCCAGCGAGACCAGCGGGCCGAAGGTGGTCCCGTCGCCGTCGCCGTACGTCATGCAGAAGCAGGTGTCGTCCCAGAAGGCGTTGTTGTAACCGCTGCCGTAGTGCACGCGGTTGTACGAGCCCTTGCCGTCTCCCGCGATCCCGCGGCGCCCGTGGACGTCCTCGAAGTAGTCCCAGGTCATGTCGGTGCCGTACTGGGCGTCCACCGCCGCCGACGCCCGGTCGGCCGCCGTCCCCGTGCCCCAGTGGTTGTCCGCGTCGGTGAAGACCGCCGAGGGCGCGCGGCCGAGGCAGAGGCCGAGCACGCACAGGTCGGTCCGGTTCGCCGCGTCCCCGGTGTACGTGCCCCCGCGCGTGGCGTCCGCCAGCCGGTACCCCGACCCCGTCGCCGTGGTCTCCAGCGGCACCGTGCCGCCGTACAGCGACCGGCCGTCGCCCGTCACCGACTCGATGCGGTCCCAGGCGTCGATCCGCGCTCCCGACCGGGCGTCGGTCAGCACCGTGCGGGCGACCGGGTTGCCGAGGCCGTCCAGCGCGACGGCGTCCGTGCGCCAGGCCAGCCTGGGCGCGCCGTGCAGGGCGTCGACCACCAGGCGCGGCCGGGCCGTCAGCTTCTCCAGCACCCGCCCCGGGGTGGCCGCCCGCAGGGCCCGCGCGGCCAGGTCGGCGGCCTCGGCGGCCGGCAGGGCGGGGGTGACGGCGGGCAGCGTGATCGGCGCCGAGGTCGCGCGGTCGGCGCCGCGCCAGGCGCCGTCGGGCGCCAGGTGCACCACGAAGTCGCCGCCGAGGACGGGCAGGCGGTGGTAGGTGCGGTCGTAGCGGACGTGCTGCGCGCCGTCCGCGTCCACCACCACGTCCCGCACGGTGGTGCGCTGGTCCGGGGTCAGTCCGAGGCTGTCCGCGTGGTCCGCGAGGGCCGCCGCGGCGTTCTCCGCCGCCTCGGCGCGGCTCGGCCGCTCGGCCGCGGCGGCGGTGGGGGCGAGGGCCGCGGTGAGGAGGATCGCGGTCGCGGCGGCCGTGCCGGCCAGGGCCGGACGGGAGCCCAGGACGTGCCGTATCCGGCTCATCGGTCTCCTTGGGGAAGAGCGCACGCGGGCGCTCGTGGCGGGGGTGGGGGGAAAGGCGCTGATGGTGGCTCAGTTCTACGGAGCCCCCGCGTGTCATGTCCATAGCCACCCCGTGAAGATCGTGAGGGGGGAGGAGGGGGAGAGGATCACGTCTGTGGAAGCGGTGGAACTCCCGCTCTTCGTCGACGGCACGCTCCGGCCCGGCGGCCCCGACCACGCACTGTTCCTGCGCGGCCGCACCCGTTGCCGAGGAGCCCGCGCGGCTCACGGGAGCGGTGCCGTACGACGGGCCCGGCTACCCGTACGGGGTGGAGGCGCCCGGCGGCGGCCCGGTCCGCGGCGACCCGTCACCCCCCGCCCGGAGGCGTACGCCGGGCTGCTCGCCGCCCCGGACCGGCTGGAGGGCTGCCCACCGGGCGGCCGGCACCACCTCTACGACCGCGTCGTCCGCGGGGTGACGTGCGAGCGCGACGCCCGGACCGTACGCGCGCCTGGGTGTACGTGGCGGCCCCGGCCCTCGCCGCCCGCCTGCGGGCCCGCGGTACGCCGATCGCGGGCGGGCAGTGGCCGCCCGGACGCGCGGACACTCCTCAGGACTCGACCGCCTCCACCCGCACCGCGCACACCTTGAACTCGGGCATCCGCGAGGTCGGGTCCAGCGCCGGGTTGGTCAGGGTGTTGGCGCGGCCCTCGCCCGGCCAGTGGAAGGGCATGAACACGGTGTCGGGCCGGATGGCGCCGGTGATCCGCGCGGGCGCCACCGCCCGGCCGCGCCGGGACACCACGGCCACCGGGTCGCCCTCGGCCGCGCCCAGCCGGGCCGCGAGCCTCGGGTGCAGCTCCACGAACGGGCCGGGCGCGGCGGCGTTCAGCTCGGCCACGCGCCGGGTCTGGGCGCCGGACTGGTACTGCGCCACCACCCGCCCGGTGGTCAGCAGCAGCGGGTACTCCTCGTCCGGCTCCTCCGCGGCCGCCCGGTGCGCGACGGGCGCGAACCGGGCCCGCCCGTCCTCGGTGGCGAACCGGTCGAGGAAGAGCCGGGGCGTGCCCGGATGCACGGGACCGGCCTCCCCGCCGGCCGCCGCACCCGGTGCCTCGCCGTCCGCCCCGGCCGGCGCCGGGCACGGCCAGAACACCCCGTTCTCCTCCGCCAGCCTGCGGTAGGTGATCCCGGAGTAGTCGGCGAGACCGCCCGCGCTCGCCCGGCGCAACTCCTCGAAGACCGCCTCCGGATCGGTCGGGAAGCCCTTCTCCAGGCCCCGGTCCGCGCCCAGCCGGGCGGCCAGCCCGTGCAGCACCTGAAGATCGCTGCGGACGCCCTCGGGCGGCGTGACCGCCCGCCGCCGCAGCAGCACCCGGCCCTCCAGGCTGGTCGTGGTGCCGGTCTCCTCCGCCCACTGGGTCACGGGGAGCACGACGTCTGCGAGGGCCGCCGTCTCCGACAGGACGACGTCGCACACCGCGAGGAAGTCCAGCGACCGGATCCGCTCCTCCACGTGCGCGGCGCGCGGCGCCGACACCACCGGGTTGGAGCCCATCAGGAGCAGCGCGCGGATGTCCGTGCCGAGCGCGTCGAGGAGCTCGTAGGCGCTGCGGCCCGGCCCCGGCAGACTGTCCGGGTCCACGCCCCACACCTCGGCCACGTGCCGCCGCGCCGCCGGGTCGGTCAGCTTGCGGTAGCCGGGCAACTGGTCGGCCTTCTGGCCGTGTTCGCGCCCGCCCTGCCCGTTGCCCTGCCCGGTCAGGCAGCCGTACCCCGACAGGGGGCGCCCGGCCCGCCCGGTCGCCAGGCACAGGTTGATCCACGCGCCCACCGTGTCCGTGCCCTTGGACTGCTGCTCCGGGCCGCGCGCGGTGAGCACCATCGCGGCCTCCGGCGCGCAGAACATCCGCACCGCCTCCCGCAACTGCGGAACGGACACCCCCGTGATCCGCTCCACGTACTCCGGCCAGTGCGCCATCGCGGCCGCCCGCGCCTCCTCCCAGCCGGAGGTGCGCTCACGCACGTACTCCTCGTCCACCCGCCCCTCGGCCACCACCAGGTGCAGCAGGCCCAGCGCCAGCGCCAGGTCGGTCCCCGGCCGGGGTGCCAGGTGCAGGTCGGCCTGCTCGGCGGTCCTCGTACGGCGCGGGTCGACGACGATCAGCGTGCCGCCGTTGGCACGGAGCTCGCTGAAGTACCGCAACGCGGGCGGCATGGTCTCGGCCGGGTTGGACCCGACGAGGATCACACAGCCCGTCCTCGGGACGTCCTCCAGCGGGAACGGCAGCCCCCGGTCCAGCCCGAACGCCCGCATACCGGCCGCCGCCGCCGACGACATGCAGAACCGGCCGTTGTAGTCGATCTGCGAGGTGCCGAGCACCACCCGGGCGAACTTGCCCAGCGCGTACGCCTTCTCGTTCGTCAGCCCGCCCCCGCCGAACACGCCCACCGCGTCCGGACCGTGCCCGGCACGCGC
It contains:
- a CDS encoding M4 family metallopeptidase, encoding MSRIRHVLGSRPALAGTAAATAILLTAALAPTAAAAERPSRAEAAENAAAALADHADSLGLTPDQRTTVRDVVVDADGAQHVRYDRTYHRLPVLGGDFVVHLAPDGAWRGADRATSAPITLPAVTPALPAAEAADLAARALRAATPGRVLEKLTARPRLVVDALHGAPRLAWRTDAVALDGLGNPVARTVLTDARSGARIDAWDRIESVTGDGRSLYGGTVPLETTATGSGYRLADATRGGTYTGDAANRTDLCVLGLCLGRAPSAVFTDADNHWGTGTAADRASAAVDAQYGTDMTWDYFEDVHGRRGIAGDGKGSYNRVHYGSGYNNAFWDDTCFCMTYGDGDGTTFGPLVSLDVAGHEMAHGVTQSTAALTYSGESGGLNEATSDIFGTLVEFHAANAADPGDWLIGEKVVRSGFGRDALRYMDRPSRDGVSADCWNASLGDLDVHYSSGVANHFAYLLAEGSGTRTVGGVRHSSATCDGSVVTGIGRDKLGRIWYRALTVYMTSSTDYAGARTATLNAARDLYGAGSAERAAVAAAWSAVNVTG
- a CDS encoding sulfite exporter TauE/SafE family protein; its protein translation is MPDISLTMVVLLCLAALAAGWIDAVVGGGGLLLLPVLLLGLPAGTPAAHALGTNKAVAIVGTTGAAVTYARKAPVDVRTAVRIGLAALAGSSAGAFLAAGMSTDVLKPVIMVVLLGVAAFVILRPAFGTAPAGGPATRRQVLAAIGLAGLGIGFYDGLIGPGTGTFLVLALTALLHLDLVTASATAKIVNCCTNAGALAMFAWQGAVLWQLAALMAVFNLAGGTLGARTALKKGSRFVRIVLLTVVFALVANLAYEQWFA
- a CDS encoding NAD(P)-dependent oxidoreductase, which produces MNDTTDKTPAPRTLITPAPRTPITLLGAGAMGTALARAWLAAGHPVTVWNRTPSRAEALAAEGAAVARSAAEAVAASRLVILCLLDDDSVGEALEGAALAGRDLVNLTTGTPAQGRARAAWAEERGARFLDGGIMAVPPMIGAADSGAYVFYSGSADLFEEHAETLAVPAGTRYVGADPGFAALHDVALLSAMSGMFAGLSHAFALIGGEDIRPQDLAPLLVEWLAAMAPAAHASAAALESGDYTKGVVSNLAMQVAGTSTLVRTAQEQGVSTELLSPFWDLMARRLADGHAEEDTTGVIDLLRAR
- a CDS encoding class F sortase, translated to MRRVGNTAIAAVTAIALCAGTWLLASGTETHAPPQPSAAQSGAGRAGEPPAAAALPPSPPDRIRIPAIRVDAPLMGLGLTRTGSLEVPPAGKKNLAGWYEAGTTPGETGTAIVAGHVDNADGPAVFYRLGALRKGGRIEVDRRDGGVAVFTVDAVEVYDARNFPDEKVYGAANRPELRVITCGGGWSRATGYQGNVVVFAHLTDSR
- a CDS encoding NADPH-dependent FMN reductase produces the protein MDTVTAPLQVTLIIGSNRHGRFGPVVADWLLGRLRDREDLAVEVVDVAQTDLPTTFAPGPEASAALAEITPKLARADAFVVLTPEYNHSFPAALKNLIDWHYAEWRAKPVALVSYGGLAGGLRAVEHLRQVFAELHAVTVRDTVSFHNAGASFDDEGRLADPSGPDAAAKVMLDQLAWWGTALREAKEKRPYDRA
- a CDS encoding molybdopterin oxidoreductase family protein, whose product is MQNSATPTHCPYCALQCGMNLTPAADGTVEVTERADFPVNRGALCGKGRTAPAVLSSRLRLTSPLVRSGDGTLVPASWDEALDRVAAGLARARAGHGPDAVGVFGGGGLTNEKAYALGKFARVVLGTSQIDYNGRFCMSSAAAAGMRAFGLDRGLPFPLEDVPRTGCVILVGSNPAETMPPALRYFSELRANGGTLIVVDPRRTRTAEQADLHLAPRPGTDLALALGLLHLVVAEGRVDEEYVRERTSGWEEARAAAMAHWPEYVERITGVSVPQLREAVRMFCAPEAAMVLTARGPEQQSKGTDTVGAWINLCLATGRAGRPLSGYGCLTGQGNGQGGREHGQKADQLPGYRKLTDPAARRHVAEVWGVDPDSLPGPGRSAYELLDALGTDIRALLLMGSNPVVSAPRAAHVEERIRSLDFLAVCDVVLSETAALADVVLPVTQWAEETGTTTSLEGRVLLRRRAVTPPEGVRSDLQVLHGLAARLGADRGLEKGFPTDPEAVFEELRRASAGGLADYSGITYRRLAEENGVFWPCPAPAGADGEAPGAAAGGEAGPVHPGTPRLFLDRFATEDGRARFAPVAHRAAAEEPDEEYPLLLTTGRVVAQYQSGAQTRRVAELNAAAPGPFVELHPRLAARLGAAEGDPVAVVSRRGRAVAPARITGAIRPDTVFMPFHWPGEGRANTLTNPALDPTSRMPEFKVCAVRVEAVES